In a genomic window of Gossypium arboreum isolate Shixiya-1 chromosome 9, ASM2569848v2, whole genome shotgun sequence:
- the LOC108456361 gene encoding AT-hook motif nuclear-localized protein 1-like, translating to MEEKLSTMPMSLGNSDTNSPHLPLGSLVLSQVMNMDLERNLDNAATGEGATISTTATTVPGPSGGGVDSLGKKRRGRPRKYDADGNLRLPYKLVTTSPTDFSSSKRGRGRPPASTKCHLLASIVELFASTAGGDFTPHVVTVNTGEDVAGNILSFSQKGPRGICVLSANGAVSTVCIRQPGSSGGILTYEGRFEILSLTGSFTDSDRGGGKSKTGGLSVSLAGPDGRVIGGGLAGSLVAASPIQVVVGSFMPNGYKVHKKKNQAEHTVGTAPSATATAARPISQAEPDGDLKFCTTPTSPFPKESNGEPNHTTMDKHTNVGSSQAVSWNGLEPTSIHRPYPDINVSLPSE from the exons ATGGAAGAAAAGTTGAGCACGATGCCTATGTCACTAGGCAACTCTGACACTAACTCACCTCATCTGCCACTGGGTAGCCTGGTATTATCTCAAGTCATGAACATGGACTTGGAGAGAAACCTCGATAATGCAGCAACAGGCGAGGGAGCCACAATAAGTACCACAGCAACAACAGTTCCAGGACCAAGTGGAGGTGGGGTTGATTCTTTAGGAAAGAAAAGGAGAGGGAGGCCAAGAAAATATGATGCAGATGGGAACCTTAGGTTACCATATAAATTAGTGACGACTTCTCCTACTGACTTCTCCTCTTCCAAGAGAGGTAGAGGCAGGCCTCCTGCTTCTACCAAGTGCCACCTTCTAGCTTCTATAG TTGAGTTGTTTGCTAGCACAGCTGGTGGGGACTTTACGCCACATGTGGTCACAGTAAACACTGGGGAG GATGTTGCAGGCAATATTCTTTCATTTTCTCAAAAGGGACCTCGTGGGATTTGTGTTCTGTCAGCAAATGGAGCTGTTTCCACTGTTTGTATTCGACAACCTGGTTCATCTGGTGGTATTTTAACATACGAG GGACGGTTTGAGATATTGTCCTTAACTGGGTCATTTACAGACAGTGACCGTGGTGGTGGAAAAAGTAAAACTGGTGGGTTAAGTGTTTCATTGGCCGGACCAGATGGTCGTGTAATTGGCGGTGGACTTGCAGGTTCCTTGGTGGCTGCTAGCCCAATACAA GTTGTGGTAGGAAGCTTCATGCCAAACGGTTACAAAGTGCATAAAAAGAAGAATCAAGCTGAGCACACGGTGGGTACTGCGCCTTCAGCCACGGCGACAGCCGCAAGGCCAATCTCACAAGCGGAACCTGATGGTGATCTCAAGTTCTGCACGACACCCACATCCCCATTTCCAAAGGAAAGCAATGGGGAACCAAATCATACCACAATGGATAAACATACAAATGTTGGATCCTCTCAAGCTGTCAGTTGGAATGGcttggaacccacatcaatccaTCGGCCATACCCTGATATTAACGTGTCCCTGCCAAGTGAATAG
- the LOC108455517 gene encoding protein MAIN-LIKE 1-like, translated as MTSLINKELSHICDTVNNTDSYRILRGRVNGVGYSPDARLMPYLELVGFGSATLTRTFDLQYDLISALVECWRPETHTFHLPCGECTVTLEDVALQFGLPIDGDAATGVSAIAEPAALYYSLLGASPGDAESTFSELKFTWLKANFQHLSDNATEEELVCTARAYIMHIIGGVLMPNSNNNKVHLQYLPLLADLRSVRSYSWGSAVLPML; from the coding sequence TCGTACCGCATATTAAGGGGCCGGGTGAATGGTGTAGGATATTCCCCGGATGCACGACTGATGCCCTACTTGGAGCTAGTTGGATTCGGGTCAGCAACATTGACCCGGACATTTGATTTGCAGTATGATTTAATATCCGCATTGGTCGAGTGTTGGCGACCGGAGACCCACACTTTTCATTTGCCATGTGGGGAGTGCACAGTCACTCTGGAGGATGTTGCATTACAGTTTGGGCTTCCAATCGACGGGGATGCCGCCACGGGCGTAAGTGCGATAGCTGAGCCAGCTGCACTTTATTATAGCCTACTAGGAGCCTCGCCCGGCGATGCTGAGTCTACTTTTTCGGAGTTGAAATTTACATGGCTAAAAGCCAATTTTCAGCATTTATCAGATAATGCCACCGAAGAAGAGTTGGTGTGTACAGCTCGAGCGTACATTATGCATATCATAGGGGGTGTACTGATGCCTAATTCGAACAACAATAAGGTTCATCTCCAGTATTTACCTCTGTTAGCTGATCTGCGTAGTGTTCGCTCCTATAGTTGGGGTTCCGCAGTTCTGCCTATGTTGTAA
- the LOC108456064 gene encoding uncharacterized protein LOC108456064 — protein sequence MEEKRGSAVIRAVSHDEEGRKEVERTKVPSRKIDTIKYIERKLEDKGVQRLERHPADGIGIDQPPPKSGRGGKYTWEGPDGLAENELMAAPPAIDEKDPNYVDEEEEEKIVRDENSDVAELVVGELEVAKAAEAGKGVARVDVDPHINLNLN from the coding sequence ATGGAAGAGAAGAGAGGCTCTGCGGTGATCCGAGCAGTTAGCCACGACGAAGAGGGTCGAAAGGAAGTTGAAAGGACTAAAGTTCCCTCTCGTAAAATAGACACCATTAAGTACATAGAGAGGAAGTTGGAGGACAAAGGGGTACAAAGGCTGGAAAGACACCCGGCTGATGGGATAGGGATTGATCAGCCGCCGCCGAAGTCGGGTCGTGGAGGGAAGTACACCTGGGAAGGACCAGATGGGTTGGCGGAGAACGAGCTGATGGCGGCACCACCTGCTATTGATGAGAAGGATCCTAACTACGTGGAtgaggaagaagaagagaagatAGTGAGGGATGAAAACAGCGACGTGGCGGAGCTTGTGGTCGGAGAACTGGAAGTCGCTAAGGCTGCTGAGGCTGGGAAAGGGGTAGCTAGAGTTGATGTTGATCCTCACATCAACCTCAACCTCAACTGA